A genomic segment from Arcobacter acticola encodes:
- the argB gene encoding acetylglutamate kinase, with product MQTKHQKVQTLLDAIPYIKKFFGKIIVIKYGGSAQTSPDLKEKFAQDIVFLSLLGIKPVIVHGGGSRITELLTKLEIPSSFVDGHRVTCEESMRVVEMVLSGEINKNITSLLNHHGAKAIGISGKDSAIINAIPKDGGRFGYTGEITKVKGEMIKNLIKEGFIPVIAPIADSAEPNHPGFNINADVAACEIAAAIGAQKVLFLTDTIGVLDKNGKLITSLDKESVEAYKNDGTIAGGMIPKVDSCIDAIYNGVNKAHIIDGRVEHSILLELFTSDGIGTQFVRRDNPNNDIDMDKLLND from the coding sequence ATGCAAACAAAACATCAAAAAGTTCAAACCTTACTTGACGCAATTCCATATATTAAAAAGTTTTTCGGAAAAATAATTGTGATCAAATATGGAGGATCAGCTCAAACAAGCCCTGATTTAAAAGAAAAATTTGCACAAGATATCGTTTTTCTTTCACTTCTTGGAATTAAACCTGTAATTGTTCATGGTGGTGGTTCAAGAATCACTGAACTTCTAACAAAACTTGAAATTCCATCAAGTTTTGTAGATGGACACAGAGTTACTTGTGAAGAAAGTATGAGAGTTGTTGAAATGGTATTAAGTGGTGAAATTAATAAAAATATTACATCTTTATTAAATCATCATGGAGCAAAAGCTATTGGTATTTCAGGAAAAGACTCTGCTATTATAAATGCTATTCCTAAAGATGGTGGAAGATTTGGATACACAGGTGAAATCACAAAAGTAAAAGGTGAAATGATAAAAAACTTAATCAAAGAAGGATTTATTCCTGTAATTGCACCAATTGCTGATAGTGCTGAACCAAATCATCCAGGTTTTAATATTAATGCAGATGTAGCAGCTTGTGAAATTGCAGCTGCCATTGGAGCTCAAAAAGTTCTATTTTTAACAGATACTATTGGAGTGTTGGACAAAAATGGAAAGCTTATTACTTCTTTAGATAAAGAAAGTGTTGAAGCATATAAAAATGATGGAACAATTGCAGGTGGAATGATTCCAAAAGTTGATTCATGTATTGATGCAATTTATAATGGTGTTAATAAAGCACACATTATTGATGGACGTGTTGAACACTCAATATTACTTGAGTTATTTACAAGTGATGGAATTGGAACTCAATTCGTAAGACGTGACAATCCAAATAATGATATAGATATGGATAAATTATTAAACGACTAA
- the thrC gene encoding threonine synthase translates to MNFIETRGNDGIKPIEVPFSEAILNPSTSFGGLYVPAYLPKLEENFLQNHVNSSYKELAYDILKAFEIDIDESEINKALALYDNFDNPANPCPVIKVKKDLFVHEQYHGPTRAFKDMALQPFGSILSSIAKARNEKYLILAATSGDTGPAALNTFKNKENIQVACLYPDGGTSDVQRLQMVCEDGKNLKVLGIKGNFDDAQNALKQLLASQTFKDELKKDNIKLSAANSVNFGRIIFQIIYHFWSYIQLLKENEIANGDKIYLVVPSGNFGNVLGGFYAQEMGVPIEKLLVASNENNILTQWINTGIYDIRDKALKLTKSPAMDILKSSNIERVIFSLCGAQRTKELMEDLNKNNIFQMSENETKNLQKYFSAVDSDDTFGTNTIKEFLDIGYLMDPHTATCIKAYNTLREKNLKTVIYSTAEWTKFSPTVLNALNENDTKYSDKEALEEISSKYDATLPQSIKDLFHSKINHSLVIDKKDIEAEIVKFIRES, encoded by the coding sequence ATGAATTTTATAGAAACAAGAGGAAATGATGGTATTAAACCAATTGAAGTACCATTTAGTGAAGCTATTCTAAATCCAAGTACATCATTTGGTGGATTATATGTTCCTGCATATTTACCAAAACTTGAAGAGAATTTTTTACAAAATCATGTTAACTCTTCATATAAAGAGCTAGCTTATGATATTTTAAAAGCTTTTGAAATAGATATTGATGAATCTGAAATCAATAAAGCATTAGCCTTATATGATAATTTTGATAATCCAGCAAATCCATGTCCTGTTATAAAAGTTAAAAAAGATTTATTTGTACATGAGCAATATCATGGTCCTACACGTGCTTTTAAAGATATGGCATTACAACCTTTTGGTTCGATTCTTTCTTCAATCGCAAAAGCTAGAAATGAAAAATATTTAATATTAGCTGCAACTTCAGGGGATACAGGACCAGCAGCACTTAATACTTTTAAAAATAAAGAGAATATTCAAGTGGCTTGCTTATATCCAGATGGTGGAACAAGTGATGTTCAAAGACTTCAAATGGTTTGTGAAGATGGTAAAAACTTAAAAGTACTTGGAATAAAAGGTAATTTTGATGATGCTCAAAATGCATTAAAACAACTATTAGCTTCTCAAACTTTTAAAGATGAATTAAAAAAAGATAATATTAAATTAAGTGCTGCAAATTCTGTAAATTTTGGAAGAATTATATTTCAGATTATTTATCACTTCTGGTCATATATTCAACTTTTAAAAGAAAATGAAATTGCAAATGGTGACAAAATCTATCTAGTTGTTCCAAGTGGTAACTTTGGAAATGTTTTGGGTGGATTCTACGCACAAGAAATGGGTGTACCAATAGAAAAACTATTAGTAGCATCAAATGAAAATAATATCTTAACACAATGGATAAATACAGGTATCTATGATATCAGAGATAAAGCATTAAAGCTTACAAAGTCCCCTGCAATGGATATTCTAAAATCTTCAAACATTGAAAGAGTTATTTTTTCTCTTTGTGGAGCACAAAGAACAAAAGAGTTAATGGAAGACTTAAATAAAAATAATATTTTTCAAATGAGTGAAAACGAAACAAAAAATCTTCAAAAATATTTTTCAGCAGTTGATTCTGATGATACTTTTGGAACAAATACAATCAAAGAATTTTTAGATATTGGTTACTTAATGGACCCACATACTGCAACTTGTATAAAAGCGTATAATACACTAAGAGAAAAAAATCTAAAGACAGTTATTTATTCAACTGCTGAATGGACAAAATTCTCACCTACAGTATTAAATGCACTTAATGAAAATGATACAAAGTACTCTGATAAAGAAGCTTTAGAAGAAATTTCATCAAAATATGATGCAACTTTACCTCAAAGTATAAAAGATTTATTTCATTCTAAAATCAACCACTCTTTAGTTATTGATAAAAAAGATATCGAAGCTGAAATTGTAAAATTTATTAGAGAATCATAA
- a CDS encoding Rieske 2Fe-2S domain-containing protein — protein MSKETNRRDFIGYSFAAVAAVGGAASLVGMKQAWDPLPSVLAGGFTEIDLSTVKAGTPETFVWRGKPIFILKKTAEMENSTRDLKIGEDRFTVAIGLCTHLGCIPAWKKDTWKCACHGGEFNASGKQTFGPPPRPLDLPPFEVKGTTIVLGNEGPEYKDIAAAMMA, from the coding sequence ATGTCTAAAGAAACAAATAGACGAGATTTTATTGGTTATTCATTTGCTGCAGTTGCTGCAGTGGGTGGTGCTGCGTCGCTTGTTGGTATGAAACAAGCTTGGGATCCACTTCCAAGCGTTCTTGCTGGTGGATTTACTGAGATTGATTTAAGTACTGTGAAAGCAGGAACTCCAGAAACTTTCGTATGGAGAGGGAAACCTATTTTTATACTTAAAAAAACTGCAGAAATGGAGAATTCAACTAGAGATTTAAAAATCGGTGAAGATAGATTTACTGTTGCTATTGGTCTATGTACTCACTTAGGATGTATTCCTGCATGGAAAAAAGATACGTGGAAATGTGCATGTCATGGTGGAGAGTTCAATGCTAGTGGTAAACAAACATTTGGACCACCTCCAAGACCACTTGACTTGCCTCCATTTGAAGTAAAAGGAACTACAATCGTTTTAGGAAACGAAGGTCCAGAATACAAAGATATCGCTGCTGCGATGATGGCATAA
- a CDS encoding cytochrome b yields the protein MAKFEKANSVGEWLDQRLNLTTFNKVMMTEYWIPKDINFLWAMGVLLATTFGILIISGIFLMMYYKPDINLAFDSVNYTIMQEVAFGWLFRHMHGVAASVVFLIIYIHMFTGIYYGSYKQGREMIWISGMLLFMTFSAAGFSGYMLPWGQMSYWAAMVITNLFGGVPVIGDALVVWIRGDFNVADATLTRFFMLHVFLLPITIMGIIGVHFYTLRIPHVNNQTSEEFDFDEEAEKYLAGNKKESKVIPFWPVFISKDLAVLGVFLIFYFYLVFFHYNFAMDPVNFDPADSMVTPAHIYPEWYFLWSYEVLRGFFFDIAGFKAFDIGLIAFAFANGIFLVLPWLDRDPKILPAHKRPVFFIWFWILMADLIILTVYGKLPPTGANAWVGFFAALAFILLFLVLPIVTKIDAKKRGSL from the coding sequence ATGGCAAAATTTGAAAAAGCTAACTCTGTTGGTGAGTGGTTAGACCAAAGATTAAATCTAACTACTTTCAACAAAGTAATGATGACTGAATATTGGATTCCAAAAGATATTAACTTCTTATGGGCAATGGGTGTATTACTTGCTACTACTTTTGGTATTTTAATAATTTCTGGTATTTTCTTAATGATGTACTACAAACCAGATATTAACTTAGCATTTGATTCAGTTAACTATACAATTATGCAAGAAGTTGCATTTGGTTGGTTATTTAGACATATGCATGGTGTTGCAGCTTCTGTTGTATTCTTAATTATTTATATTCACATGTTTACAGGTATCTACTATGGTTCTTATAAACAAGGAAGAGAAATGATTTGGATTTCAGGTATGTTATTATTTATGACATTCTCAGCTGCTGGATTCTCTGGATATATGTTACCATGGGGACAAATGTCTTACTGGGCTGCAATGGTTATTACTAACTTATTTGGTGGAGTTCCTGTTATTGGAGATGCTTTAGTTGTATGGATTAGAGGTGACTTTAACGTTGCTGATGCTACTTTAACTAGATTCTTTATGTTACACGTATTCTTATTACCAATCACAATCATGGGTATTATAGGTGTTCACTTCTATACATTAAGAATTCCTCACGTTAATAATCAAACTTCTGAAGAATTTGATTTTGATGAAGAAGCTGAAAAATATTTAGCTGGAAATAAAAAAGAGTCAAAAGTTATTCCTTTCTGGCCTGTATTTATTTCTAAAGATTTAGCTGTATTAGGTGTTTTCTTAATATTCTATTTCTACTTAGTATTCTTCCATTATAATTTTGCAATGGATCCAGTTAACTTCGATCCTGCTGATAGTATGGTTACACCTGCTCATATTTATCCTGAGTGGTATTTCTTATGGTCATATGAAGTATTAAGAGGTTTCTTCTTTGATATTGCTGGATTTAAAGCATTTGATATCGGATTAATTGCATTTGCATTTGCAAATGGTATCTTCTTAGTATTACCATGGTTAGATAGAGATCCTAAAATTTTACCTGCGCATAAAAGACCAGTATTCTTTATTTGGTTCTGGATATTGATGGCAGACTTAATTATATTAACTGTTTATGGTAAATTACCTCCAACAGGAGCTAATGCATGGGTTGGATTCTTTGCAGCACTTGCATTTATCTTATTATTCCTTGTATTACCAATTGTTACTAAAATTGACGCTAAGAAAAGGGGATCACTATGA
- a CDS encoding c-type cytochrome: protein MRELKILAVVVALTLITYWGVEPYAHHQMHPQVEAADFTFADVKKDVEDVTALQGDATNGEVLVTANCTACHSIESKGFPQLMDNASSGAAYGVTPPDLGSAGKLYDATYLAAFIKDPASASKVAHKFVDGKVHPMPSYNWMQPQEIADMVAYLKSIAPKEMTNKEVYADACQRCHGIKYADMKGGSMAAFTSPNDIKGYMGKLPPDLSQYIKSRGHEYLETFINNPQKHLEGTAMPRVGLNEESQAQAITYLEEIGESKKAEREELGPKFLIYMVIFAIFGFLWKASKWRDVH, encoded by the coding sequence ATGAGAGAATTAAAAATACTAGCAGTAGTAGTAGCTTTAACGCTAATTACTTACTGGGGTGTTGAGCCATACGCTCATCACCAAATGCATCCTCAAGTTGAAGCTGCTGATTTCACATTTGCAGATGTTAAAAAAGATGTTGAAGATGTTACTGCATTACAAGGTGATGCAACAAATGGTGAAGTATTAGTTACAGCTAACTGTACTGCTTGTCACTCAATCGAATCAAAAGGTTTTCCACAACTTATGGATAACGCTAGTTCAGGTGCTGCATATGGTGTTACACCTCCTGATTTAGGATCTGCTGGTAAATTATATGATGCAACTTATTTAGCTGCATTTATTAAAGACCCAGCAAGTGCATCTAAAGTTGCTCATAAATTTGTAGATGGAAAAGTTCATCCAATGCCTTCATATAACTGGATGCAACCTCAAGAGATTGCAGATATGGTTGCATATTTAAAATCTATTGCTCCAAAAGAAATGACAAACAAAGAAGTATATGCTGATGCTTGTCAAAGATGTCATGGTATTAAATATGCTGATATGAAAGGTGGCTCAATGGCTGCATTTACATCACCTAATGATATCAAAGGTTATATGGGTAAATTACCTCCAGATTTATCTCAATATATTAAATCAAGAGGACATGAATATTTAGAAACATTTATTAATAATCCTCAAAAACACCTTGAAGGTACAGCAATGCCTAGAGTTGGATTAAATGAAGAATCTCAAGCTCAAGCTATTACTTATTTAGAAGAAATTGGTGAATCTAAAAAAGCAGAGAGAGAAGAGTTAGGACCTAAATTCTTAATTTATATGGTAATCTTTGCAATCTTCGGATTCTTATGGAAAGCAAGTAAATGGAGAGATGTTCACTAA
- a CDS encoding 16S rRNA (uracil(1498)-N(3))-methyltransferase — translation MQFTYDEFCGGNILEIKDEVYNYLIKARRHKIDDEIYFRNLKDNNIYLYRLNNIDKKKALLDLISSEEKVVLNQKSLHLAWCVVDPKTIEKYITSLNEMGVDKITFIYSDYSQKNFKVNIEKLEKILINSSCQCGRSNIIKLDVCKNIETFIKENPDTYFLDFSNVSINEKCDEIKTLVIGCEGGFSAKEREKFNKENIVGFNSSLILRSETAIISAGSKILL, via the coding sequence ATGCAGTTTACTTATGATGAATTTTGTGGTGGTAACATTTTAGAAATAAAAGATGAAGTATATAATTACCTAATAAAAGCTAGACGACATAAAATTGATGATGAGATTTATTTTAGAAATTTAAAAGACAACAATATTTATTTATATAGACTAAATAATATTGATAAGAAAAAAGCTTTGCTTGATTTAATTTCAAGTGAAGAAAAAGTTGTTTTAAATCAAAAGAGTTTACATTTAGCTTGGTGTGTAGTTGATCCTAAAACCATTGAAAAATATATTACATCTCTAAATGAGATGGGAGTTGATAAAATCACTTTTATTTATAGTGATTATTCTCAAAAGAATTTTAAAGTAAATATTGAGAAATTAGAAAAAATTTTAATAAATTCTTCATGCCAGTGTGGAAGATCAAATATTATAAAACTAGATGTTTGTAAGAACATTGAAACATTTATAAAAGAAAATCCTGATACATATTTTTTAGACTTTTCAAATGTCTCTATAAATGAAAAATGTGATGAGATTAAAACTTTAGTTATTGGTTGTGAAGGTGGTTTCTCAGCTAAAGAAAGAGAAAAATTTAATAAAGAAAATATTGTTGGATTTAATTCTAGTTTGATTTTACGATCTGAAACTGCAATTATATCAGCTGGCTCAAAAATACTTCTATAA
- a CDS encoding molybdopterin molybdotransferase MoeA codes for MAISVQKAIDIISNLNINTNFEIIPIENALTRICAQEVIANSFLPKFNNSAMDGYAIIYGNKDNELKIIDTIFAGDDNKKILEENTCIKIMTGARVPENTSAIIPIEDIQELNDNKIKITQNAKEFQHIRYIGEDIKKDDILINIGEEINFSKITLLSSQGISHIKVFKKPKIVVFSSGEELKLHYEKIEDHQIYNSNTPTFIARAKELGCDVRFIGQAKDSIEAIKELVENSLDADLIITSGGVSVGDADFTREAFNELDFKILFDGIQIKPGKPTIFGKIKNTYILNLPGNPLASALIFELFGKLIIQKLLASNEIYQNYILGKIDQTFKTKKGRVTVIPGMFDGEYFSISPNRSPGMVSVLSLCNSMIILDDEVERIEKERLVKILPINWKFLSTKEKDFYTHE; via the coding sequence ATGGCTATTTCAGTACAAAAAGCTATAGATATAATTTCAAATCTAAATATTAATACAAATTTCGAAATCATACCGATAGAAAATGCACTAACAAGAATATGTGCCCAAGAAGTAATTGCAAATAGTTTTTTACCAAAATTCAATAACTCAGCAATGGATGGTTATGCAATAATCTATGGAAATAAAGATAATGAATTAAAAATTATCGATACAATTTTTGCAGGGGATGATAACAAAAAAATATTAGAGGAAAACACTTGTATAAAAATAATGACAGGAGCTAGAGTTCCTGAAAATACAAGTGCAATTATTCCAATAGAAGATATACAAGAACTTAATGATAATAAAATAAAAATAACACAAAATGCTAAAGAATTTCAACATATAAGATATATTGGCGAAGATATTAAAAAAGATGATATTTTAATAAATATAGGTGAAGAGATAAATTTTTCTAAAATTACACTTCTAAGTTCACAAGGTATTTCACATATAAAAGTATTTAAAAAACCAAAAATTGTTGTATTTTCAAGTGGAGAAGAATTAAAATTACATTATGAAAAAATAGAAGATCATCAAATTTATAATTCAAATACACCAACATTTATAGCGCGAGCAAAAGAACTAGGTTGTGATGTAAGATTTATAGGTCAAGCAAAAGATTCAATTGAGGCTATTAAAGAATTAGTTGAAAACTCTTTAGATGCTGATTTGATAATTACATCAGGTGGCGTTTCAGTTGGAGATGCAGATTTTACAAGAGAAGCATTTAACGAACTTGATTTTAAAATACTATTTGATGGAATCCAAATAAAACCAGGAAAACCAACAATTTTTGGAAAAATTAAAAATACATATATTTTAAATTTACCAGGAAATCCACTAGCCTCAGCTTTGATTTTTGAATTATTTGGAAAACTAATAATTCAAAAATTACTTGCTTCAAATGAAATATATCAAAACTATATTTTAGGAAAAATAGATCAAACATTTAAAACAAAAAAAGGAAGAGTTACTGTAATTCCTGGAATGTTTGATGGAGAATATTTTAGTATTTCACCAAATAGATCGCCAGGAATGGTATCAGTTTTATCTTTATGTAATTCAATGATTATTTTAGATGATGAAGTAGAAAGAATAGAAAAAGAAAGATTAGTAAAAATTTTACCAATAAATTGGAAATTTTTAAGCACAAAAGAAAAGGACTTTTATACACATGAGTAG
- the queC gene encoding 7-cyano-7-deazaguanine synthase QueC produces the protein MSSKSTRKAICILSGGMDSTLASYIAKNDGYEIIAVHFNYGQRTQDRELKAFRDICDDLEILEKYEIDIPFFTQIGASALTDKTIDVPTGGVEAGVPITYVPFRNGIFLSITAAIAEKEGATAMYIGVVQEDSSGYPDCTDEFIADMKKAINQGTKKDTHIDILTPLVHLSKAQIVQEAMKLNVPLEHTWSCYKEEDEACGICDSCRLRLNGFKLANQIDPIKYKAL, from the coding sequence ATGAGTAGCAAATCTACTAGAAAAGCAATATGTATTTTAAGTGGAGGAATGGACTCTACTTTAGCTTCATACATAGCAAAAAACGATGGTTATGAAATCATTGCAGTTCATTTTAACTATGGACAAAGAACACAAGATAGAGAATTAAAAGCATTTAGAGATATTTGTGATGATTTGGAAATTTTAGAAAAATATGAAATTGATATTCCATTTTTTACACAAATTGGTGCTAGTGCATTAACTGATAAAACAATAGATGTTCCAACAGGTGGAGTTGAAGCAGGAGTTCCAATAACTTATGTACCATTTAGAAATGGTATTTTTCTTTCAATCACAGCAGCAATTGCTGAGAAAGAAGGAGCAACTGCTATGTATATAGGAGTTGTTCAAGAAGATAGTTCAGGATATCCAGATTGTACAGATGAGTTTATAGCTGATATGAAAAAAGCTATTAATCAAGGAACTAAGAAAGATACTCATATTGATATATTAACACCTTTAGTTCATTTATCAAAAGCACAAATTGTTCAAGAAGCTATGAAACTTAATGTCCCACTTGAGCATACATGGTCATGTTATAAAGAAGAAGATGAAGCTTGTGGAATTTGTGATTCATGCAGATTAAGACTAAATGGATTTAAATTAGCAAATCAAATTGACCCAATTAAATATAAGGCTTTATAA
- a CDS encoding 6-carboxytetrahydropterin synthase, with amino-acid sequence MYWKISKEFDFCYGHRVWSQTLNTEFSLDGCLKCRHLHGHQGKILVYLEASELKDGMVTDFKHLNWFKQFIDDVLDHKFILDINDPLFSTLLPHIDKNELIKFEEGYSLVNLTKFSNEEIHIKELYEGYIIVDFVPTSENLSAWFLKIVQKKMDKLGIKVSHVEFLETPKSKSTFYA; translated from the coding sequence ATGTATTGGAAGATTTCAAAAGAGTTTGACTTTTGTTATGGACACAGAGTATGGTCACAAACATTAAATACAGAATTTTCTCTAGATGGATGTTTAAAATGTAGACATTTACATGGACATCAAGGAAAAATTTTAGTTTATTTAGAAGCTAGTGAACTAAAAGATGGAATGGTAACAGATTTTAAACATCTAAATTGGTTTAAACAATTTATTGATGATGTTTTAGATCATAAATTTATTTTAGATATAAATGATCCTTTATTTTCAACCTTACTTCCTCATATAGATAAAAATGAATTGATTAAATTTGAAGAAGGATATTCATTAGTTAATTTAACAAAATTTTCTAATGAAGAAATTCATATAAAAGAATTATATGAAGGATATATAATAGTAGATTTCGTTCCTACAAGTGAAAATCTTTCAGCTTGGTTTTTAAAAATTGTTCAAAAGAAAATGGATAAATTAGGTATAAAAGTTTCACATGTAGAATTTTTAGAAACACCAAAAAGTAAAAGTACTTTTTATGCTTGA
- a CDS encoding 7-carboxy-7-deazaguanine synthase QueE, which translates to MLEINEIFGPTIQGEGKLVGSPSVFIRFGKCNFKCEGFAVEYETPSGVKKCACDTYYAVDTEFKDTWTKYKSYEEIVNEVDKLISIYPYNYKIDIVITGGEPLLYWNKEEFQKLLEHYINAGHKVTIETNASLNLNIDKEYQKELLFSMSVKLSNSLEPIKKRININTLNTILNNTKESYLKFVIGKDFLNDAKKEINEILSLIPKCDVYLMPLGDTAEQINKNCEDVINMSIENGFKYCDRLHIRVWDNKRGV; encoded by the coding sequence ATGCTTGAAATAAATGAAATATTTGGTCCAACTATTCAAGGTGAAGGAAAATTAGTTGGATCTCCATCTGTATTTATAAGATTTGGAAAATGTAATTTTAAGTGTGAAGGTTTCGCAGTAGAATATGAAACTCCAAGTGGTGTAAAAAAATGTGCTTGTGATACATATTATGCTGTTGATACTGAATTCAAAGATACATGGACTAAATACAAATCTTATGAAGAAATAGTAAATGAAGTTGATAAGTTAATTTCTATATATCCATATAACTATAAAATTGATATTGTAATTACAGGTGGTGAACCATTATTATATTGGAATAAAGAAGAGTTTCAAAAATTATTAGAGCATTATATAAATGCTGGGCATAAGGTTACTATTGAAACAAATGCTTCATTAAATCTGAATATAGACAAAGAGTATCAAAAAGAACTTCTATTTTCTATGAGTGTAAAATTAAGTAATTCTCTTGAACCCATAAAAAAAAGAATTAATATAAACACACTAAATACAATTTTAAATAATACAAAAGAGTCTTACTTAAAATTTGTAATTGGAAAAGACTTTTTAAATGATGCAAAAAAAGAAATAAATGAGATACTTTCATTAATTCCAAAATGCGATGTTTATCTTATGCCACTTGGTGATACAGCTGAACAAATAAACAAAAATTGTGAAGATGTAATAAATATGTCAATTGAAAATGGTTTTAAATATTGCGATAGATTACATATAAGAGTTTGGGATAATAAAAGAGGCGTTTAA
- the fabG gene encoding 3-oxoacyl-ACP reductase FabG translates to MKFTGSNVLVTGASRGIGAEIAKTLAGFGLKVWINYRSGAEAAEKIKEEIETAGGKAAIIKADVTNEEEFAAAIKTIVDADGELAYLVNNAGITKDKLALRMSVADFNDVISANLTSGFIGCKEALKVMSKKRFGAVVNISSIVGEMGNAGQTNYSASKGGLNAMTKSFAKEAASRGIRYNAVTPGFIQTDMTHELKAEVKAEYEKNIPLSRFGNPSEIADAVAFLLSDHSSYITGEILKVNGGLYV, encoded by the coding sequence ATGAAATTTACAGGTTCTAATGTATTAGTTACAGGTGCAAGTAGAGGTATTGGAGCAGAAATTGCAAAGACTCTTGCAGGATTTGGATTAAAAGTTTGGATAAATTATAGAAGTGGCGCTGAAGCTGCTGAGAAAATCAAAGAAGAAATCGAAACAGCTGGTGGAAAAGCTGCAATTATTAAAGCTGATGTTACAAATGAAGAAGAGTTTGCTGCTGCAATTAAAACAATTGTAGACGCAGATGGTGAATTAGCTTATTTAGTTAATAATGCTGGAATTACAAAAGATAAATTAGCTTTAAGAATGAGTGTAGCCGATTTTAACGATGTTATTAGTGCAAACTTAACATCAGGATTTATTGGTTGTAAAGAAGCGTTAAAAGTAATGAGTAAAAAAAGATTTGGTGCTGTTGTAAATATTTCTTCAATTGTTGGAGAAATGGGAAATGCAGGTCAAACTAACTATTCAGCTTCTAAAGGTGGATTAAATGCAATGACAAAATCATTCGCAAAAGAAGCAGCTTCAAGAGGAATTAGATATAACGCTGTAACTCCTGGATTCATTCAAACAGATATGACACATGAATTAAAAGCTGAAGTAAAAGCTGAATATGAAAAAAATATTCCTCTTTCAAGATTCGGAAATCCTTCAGAAATAGCCGATGCAGTAGCCTTTTTATTAAGTGATCACTCATCATATATTACAGGTGAAATATTAAAAGTTAATGGTGGACTGTACGTTTAA
- the acpP gene encoding acyl carrier protein encodes MALLDDVKEVVIEQLDCDPAEVKEDSKFIEDLGADSLDVVELVMALEEKFDIEIPDEDAEKILTVADAINYIENNA; translated from the coding sequence ATGGCATTATTAGATGATGTAAAAGAAGTAGTTATAGAGCAATTAGATTGCGATCCAGCAGAAGTAAAAGAAGATTCAAAATTCATTGAAGATTTAGGTGCAGACTCTTTAGACGTAGTTGAATTAGTTATGGCTTTAGAAGAAAAATTTGATATCGAAATCCCTGATGAAGATGCAGAAAAAATCTTAACAGTTGCAGACGCTATTAACTATATTGAAAATAACGCGTAA